The window ACCCGACTATTGTTTCCTTCCGGATTTCCTCCCATATTGTCAGGAAATCACCAACTCCCAATGTCAAAATCACCACTCTTCGGCGCGTTGAAGCGCGTGTTGCGGCTCAGCCAAATCTCCAAAGACCATGGCATCCCTGCGGATGAAGTCTCCGAATGGGCAGCCGAGCAACGTGCAAATGAAATTTCCCGTCGGGAATTCCTCGGAAAGGCCGCTGTCGCTGGCGCAGGACTTGCCCTGATGCGGATGGTTCCTTCGGATAGCATGAAAGGCGATTCGGATGCCAAAATCGTCATCGTCGGCGGCGGCATTGCAGGGTTGCACGCTGCTTATATCCTTAAAAAGCAGGGGATTACAAAGGGTGTGACGATCTACGAAGCCTCCAACCGCACCGGAGGACGCATGTTCACCCAAAAGCTCAACGGCAATACCGGCACCACGGAACTTGGCGGCGAATTCATCGATAGCAACCACCTTGATATGCGCGCGCTCGCCAAAGAATTTGGCGTCGTTGAGCTTCGCAAGGACAGCGACAAGCTGATTCCCGAAGTGTTTTTCATGGATGGCAAAGCCTATTCGCAAGAAGATGCCATTCGGGCGTTTCAAAGTATCCGCGAAAAGGTAGGTGCCGACAGCTTGCTGGGTGGCAAAGCCTTCGAACGCCTCGACTACATGTCGATGGAGGCCTATTTTGAGACCTTGGAAACCGAGGAATGGTTCAAAAAGGCGATGGCTGTCGCCTACGTCGGCGAATATGGCCTCGACATGGGCGACCAAAGTGCCGTCAACTTCACCGCCTTGGTCGGTGCGCAGGAACCCAACAAGCTTGACCTCTTTGGTACAAGCGACGAAAGCATCAAGTTTTTGGGTGGCAATCAGCAGATTTGCGACCGCCTCGCGGAGGCCGTTCAAGATCAAATTCGCCTGAATCATGCGTTGGTAGCCATCAAAAACAAGGGCAAGGGTTTCGTGCTGACATTCGAAGGGGAAACCAAGGAAGTAGAAGCGGATATCGTGATCATGACGATTCCCTATACCGTTTTGCGCAATGTGGAAGGCATTGAAGAACTCAAGGGCATGTCTACCAAGAAGTTGAACTGCATCCGCGAACTGGGTGCGGGCAAAAACAGCAAGTTTTTCCTCGACATGAATTCCCGGATTTGGCGGGATCAGGGTTTTCAGGGTTACCTCTACACCAACAAAATCCATACAAGTTGGGACAGCT is drawn from Bacteroidota bacterium and contains these coding sequences:
- a CDS encoding FAD-dependent oxidoreductase, with protein sequence MSKSPLFGALKRVLRLSQISKDHGIPADEVSEWAAEQRANEISRREFLGKAAVAGAGLALMRMVPSDSMKGDSDAKIVIVGGGIAGLHAAYILKKQGITKGVTIYEASNRTGGRMFTQKLNGNTGTTELGGEFIDSNHLDMRALAKEFGVVELRKDSDKLIPEVFFMDGKAYSQEDAIRAFQSIREKVGADSLLGGKAFERLDYMSMEAYFETLETEEWFKKAMAVAYVGEYGLDMGDQSAVNFTALVGAQEPNKLDLFGTSDESIKFLGGNQQICDRLAEAVQDQIRLNHALVAIKNKGKGFVLTFEGETKEVEADIVIMTIPYTVLRNVEGIEELKGMSTKKLNCIRELGAGKNSKFFLDMNSRIWRDQGFQGYLYTNKIHTSWDSYHLQNENAGKSIYSIFFGGEVGANAAKGGGEAYLDEISTAFPGFKEQYSGYTSQMNWWKHK